A DNA window from Enterobacter asburiae contains the following coding sequences:
- the mtnC gene encoding acireductone synthase, producing MIRAIVTDIEGTTSDIRFVHDVLFPYARERLAAFVTAQQYAEPVKSILDNLRDEIGNPHASVSELIDALFAFMDEDRKSTALKALQGIIWHDGYVNGDFTGHLYPDVLPALEKWKAQGIDLYVYSSGSVAAQKLLFGYSDEGDITHLFSGYFDTHIGAKREVQSYQNIAAQTGISPSQILFLSDIHQELDAAEQAGFRTLQLIRGDDDGASHHHQVHQFDEINPEQIPS from the coding sequence ATGATTCGCGCGATTGTGACGGATATTGAAGGGACCACCAGCGATATCCGTTTTGTCCATGACGTTTTGTTCCCCTACGCGCGTGAGCGGCTGGCGGCCTTCGTGACCGCGCAGCAGTACGCCGAGCCGGTCAAATCCATTCTGGACAACCTGCGTGATGAAATCGGTAACCCGCACGCCAGCGTCAGCGAGCTTATCGACGCCCTGTTTGCCTTTATGGATGAAGACCGCAAATCCACGGCGCTCAAAGCCCTGCAGGGGATCATCTGGCATGACGGCTACGTGAACGGCGACTTTACCGGCCACCTCTACCCGGACGTACTGCCTGCGCTGGAAAAGTGGAAAGCGCAAGGGATTGATCTCTATGTTTATTCCTCTGGCTCCGTCGCCGCGCAGAAACTGTTATTTGGCTACAGCGACGAAGGTGATATTACTCATCTGTTCAGCGGCTATTTTGATACCCACATCGGCGCCAAGCGCGAGGTGCAGTCCTATCAGAACATTGCGGCACAAACGGGCATCTCCCCGTCGCAGATCCTGTTCCTGTCCGATATTCATCAGGAGCTGGACGCGGCTGAACAGGCAGGTTTTCGCACCCTGCAGCTGATTCGCGGTGATGATGACGGCGCAAGCCATCACCATCAGGTCCACCAGTTTGACGAGATTAATCCGGAGCAGATCCCTTCATGA
- a CDS encoding LVIVD repeat-containing protein, whose protein sequence is MTQVPLPEYSRNMRLIGHSDQGGRPDGVQLMVHRGFAYIGHMVSQGFSIVDVRDPKNPKAAGYVPAPPGTWNVHLQAHDDLLLVINARDLFADARFADEKVYYTRQVGETVSDVQDKGWSAGLRVFDISTPDRPREIGFLSLSGIGIHRIWYVGGRWAYVSALIDGFTDYIFLTIDLADPRKPEVAGRWWLPGMNQAEGEKPNWPEGKRYALHHAIIAGDTAYGSWRDGGLTLLDVKDRTRPKLISHRNWSPPFGGGTHTALPLPDRDLLVVLDEAVLDNQEDGEKLIWLFDIREPSNPVSISTFPQPDETDYVAKGAHFGPHNLHENRPGSFVSSTLIFATYQNAGVRAYDISNPYRPVETGALVPAAPERMMDTRPNRPQVIQSCDVFVDAQGIIYSTDYNGGLSVIEYLG, encoded by the coding sequence GTGACGCAAGTACCCCTTCCAGAATACAGCCGCAATATGCGGCTGATTGGCCATAGCGATCAGGGCGGTCGCCCGGACGGCGTGCAGCTGATGGTCCATCGCGGTTTCGCCTATATCGGCCATATGGTGTCGCAGGGATTTTCGATTGTCGACGTGCGCGACCCGAAAAACCCGAAAGCGGCGGGCTACGTGCCCGCGCCGCCCGGCACCTGGAACGTGCATCTGCAGGCGCATGACGACCTGCTGCTGGTGATTAACGCCCGGGATCTGTTTGCCGATGCCCGCTTTGCCGACGAGAAGGTCTACTACACCCGCCAGGTGGGGGAGACCGTCAGCGACGTGCAGGACAAAGGCTGGAGCGCCGGGCTGCGGGTGTTTGATATCTCCACGCCCGACAGGCCGCGCGAAATCGGCTTTCTGTCGCTGAGCGGCATCGGCATCCACCGCATCTGGTACGTCGGCGGCCGCTGGGCGTATGTGTCAGCGCTGATCGACGGCTTTACCGACTACATCTTCCTGACCATCGATCTGGCCGATCCGCGTAAGCCTGAAGTGGCGGGGCGCTGGTGGCTGCCGGGGATGAACCAGGCCGAAGGGGAGAAGCCGAACTGGCCGGAAGGGAAACGCTACGCGCTGCATCACGCGATTATCGCGGGCGATACCGCCTACGGCAGCTGGCGCGACGGCGGCCTGACGCTGCTGGACGTGAAGGACCGCACCCGGCCGAAGCTGATTAGCCACCGCAACTGGAGTCCGCCGTTTGGCGGCGGGACGCACACCGCGCTGCCGCTGCCGGACCGCGATTTGCTGGTGGTGCTGGACGAAGCGGTGCTGGATAACCAGGAGGACGGCGAAAAGCTGATCTGGCTGTTTGATATCCGCGAGCCGTCGAACCCGGTCAGCATCTCGACCTTCCCGCAGCCGGATGAAACCGACTACGTGGCGAAAGGGGCGCATTTTGGCCCGCATAACCTGCACGAGAACCGGCCGGGGAGCTTTGTCAGCTCGACGCTGATTTTTGCGACCTATCAGAACGCGGGGGTGCGTGCATATGACATTTCCAATCCGTATCGACCGGTGGAAACCGGTGCGCTGGTGCCCGCCGCGCCGGAGAGAATGATGGACACGCGGCCAAATCGCCCGCAGGTGATCCAGTCGTGCGACGTGTTTGTGGATGCGCAGGGGATAATTTACAGCACGGATTATAACGGCGGGCTGTCGGTGATTGAGTATCTGGGATGA
- the mtnK gene encoding S-methyl-5-thioribose kinase, with the protein MSQYRTFTAQDAVEYARQFGGLDDPSSLVEAQEVGDGNLNLVFKIFDGAGVSRIVVKQALPYVRCVGESWPLTLDRARLEAQTLVEHYQHSPQHTVKIHHFDPELAVMVMEDLSSHRIWRGELIKNNYYPQAARQLGEYLAHALFHTSDFYLHPHAKKAQVAKFINPEMCEITEDLFFNDPYQIHERNSYPAELENDVADLRDDAQLKIAVASLKHRFFSHAEALLHGDIHSGSIFVADGSLKAIDAEFGYFGPIGFDVGTAIGNLLLNFCGLPGHLGIRDAAAAREQRLTDIQELWNTFAERFQALANEKTRDAALGAPDYASAFLKKVWHDAIGFCGTELIRRSVGLSHVADIDTIQDEAMRHECLRHAITLGKALIVIADRIDSAEDLVARVRQYS; encoded by the coding sequence ATGTCGCAATACCGTACCTTTACCGCTCAGGACGCCGTGGAGTATGCCAGGCAGTTTGGCGGACTTGACGATCCTTCATCGCTGGTAGAGGCGCAGGAAGTAGGCGACGGCAACCTCAATCTGGTATTCAAAATTTTCGACGGCGCGGGCGTGAGCCGCATCGTCGTTAAGCAGGCGCTGCCCTACGTCCGCTGCGTCGGCGAGTCATGGCCGCTGACGCTGGACCGCGCCCGCCTTGAAGCGCAAACGCTGGTCGAGCACTACCAGCACAGCCCGCAGCACACCGTGAAAATCCACCACTTTGACCCGGAGCTGGCGGTGATGGTGATGGAAGATCTCTCCAGCCATCGCATCTGGCGCGGCGAGCTGATTAAAAACAATTACTACCCGCAGGCGGCCCGTCAGCTGGGCGAATACCTCGCGCACGCGCTGTTCCACACCAGCGATTTCTACCTGCACCCGCACGCGAAAAAAGCGCAGGTGGCGAAATTCATCAACCCGGAGATGTGCGAGATCACCGAAGATCTGTTCTTCAACGATCCGTACCAGATCCACGAACGCAACAGCTACCCGGCCGAGCTGGAAAATGACGTAGCGGACCTGCGCGACGACGCTCAGCTTAAAATTGCCGTAGCTTCCCTGAAGCACCGCTTCTTCTCGCACGCCGAAGCGCTCCTGCACGGCGATATTCACAGCGGCTCGATTTTTGTGGCTGACGGCAGCCTGAAGGCCATCGACGCCGAGTTCGGCTACTTTGGCCCGATTGGCTTTGACGTCGGTACCGCCATCGGCAACCTGCTGCTGAACTTCTGCGGCCTGCCGGGGCATCTGGGCATTCGCGATGCCGCCGCCGCGCGCGAGCAGCGCCTGACCGATATTCAGGAGCTGTGGAACACCTTCGCGGAACGCTTCCAGGCGCTGGCAAACGAGAAAACGCGCGACGCCGCGCTCGGCGCGCCGGACTATGCCTCCGCGTTCCTGAAAAAGGTCTGGCATGACGCCATCGGCTTCTGCGGCACCGAGCTCATTCGCCGCAGCGTCGGGCTTTCCCACGTCGCGGATATCGACACCATCCAGGACGAGGCGATGCGCCACGAGTGCCTGCGCCACGCGATAACGCTCGGTAAAGCGCTGATAGTCATTGCCGACCGCATCGACAGCGCCGAAGATCTGGTGGCACGGGTGCGTCAGTACAGCTGA
- a CDS encoding ABC transporter permease: MSKALSVNAAASGRQQIFDFLYRWGMLLTVVALVAVFGLASDSFLDPNNIINILRSIAIVTVIAIGVSISLTIGGFDLSVGSTASLANALVISLFVWHGFGTTESILITLALCTLVGLFNAFLIVILRIPDMLATLASLFVIQGVAMTYSYGGSITENMVLPSGDMAEGTIPAAFSLLGQVPTIVIVMLVVTVLAQLGLSLTTHGRRMYAIGGNPEAARLSGIRTTRYKVAAYVIASLLAGLGGILLASRIGSSQVNAGGGYLMDAVAAAWIGFSLAGSGKPNALGTLVGAVILGVLSNGLVMLSVPYYAMDIIKGLVLAVALAITYIQKR, from the coding sequence GTGAGCAAGGCCCTTTCAGTGAACGCGGCGGCGTCTGGCCGCCAGCAGATTTTCGATTTTCTCTACAGGTGGGGCATGCTGTTAACCGTCGTCGCGCTGGTGGCCGTCTTTGGCCTGGCGTCGGACAGCTTCCTCGATCCGAACAACATCATCAATATTCTGCGCTCGATTGCCATCGTGACGGTGATTGCCATTGGCGTGTCGATCTCGTTGACCATCGGCGGGTTCGATCTCTCCGTGGGATCCACCGCCTCGCTGGCGAACGCGCTGGTGATTTCCCTTTTCGTCTGGCACGGCTTTGGCACCACCGAGTCGATTTTGATCACCCTCGCGCTCTGCACGCTGGTGGGGCTGTTTAACGCTTTTCTCATTGTCATCCTGCGTATTCCGGACATGCTGGCGACGCTTGCCAGCCTGTTTGTGATCCAGGGCGTGGCGATGACCTACAGCTACGGCGGGTCGATTACCGAGAACATGGTGCTGCCGAGCGGCGACATGGCGGAAGGGACCATTCCGGCGGCGTTCAGCCTGCTGGGGCAGGTGCCGACCATCGTGATCGTCATGCTGGTGGTGACCGTGCTGGCGCAGCTTGGCCTGTCGCTCACTACGCATGGCCGACGCATGTACGCCATCGGCGGCAACCCCGAAGCGGCGCGCCTCTCCGGCATTCGCACCACGCGCTACAAGGTGGCGGCCTACGTGATTGCCTCGCTGCTGGCGGGTCTGGGCGGGATTTTGCTGGCTTCACGCATCGGCTCGTCGCAGGTGAATGCGGGCGGCGGATACCTGATGGATGCGGTGGCGGCGGCGTGGATTGGCTTCTCGCTGGCCGGATCCGGCAAGCCGAACGCGCTGGGAACCCTGGTTGGGGCGGTCATTCTCGGCGTGCTGTCGAACGGGCTGGTGATGCTCTCCGTACCGTATTACGCCATGGACATTATAAAAGGGCTGGTGCTCGCGGTAGCGCTGGCGATTACCTACATACAAAAACGCTGA
- a CDS encoding sugar ABC transporter substrate-binding protein has protein sequence MKKIALSLVALGLLTALPGFAATPAPLPAAIANHDGPIRIAVIRNLGSDDNTTQFIAGAIQEGKKLGFKVSTFLSNGDDAKFQDFVNQAISQKYDGIILSQGRDPYSTALVKKAVDAGIKVSVFDTAVNGEIPGVTVTQQDDASLTNLSFGQLAKDFNGKANIVKLWVAGFPPMERRQAAYKELQKQYPDIKELESIGAVSSDVQGDTANKVGAILAKYPKGKIDAIWGTWDAFSQGAYKALKENGRTEIKLYSIDISNQDLQLMREPGSAWKVSVAVDPKLIGATNVRLVANKIAGEATPATYDFKAAAIPQALLTAQPGPVNVASLGKIIPGWGQTEDFIAPWFATLEAKNK, from the coding sequence ATGAAAAAGATTGCACTCTCTTTGGTGGCACTTGGGTTGCTCACGGCTCTGCCAGGCTTCGCGGCCACGCCCGCGCCGCTTCCGGCAGCCATTGCGAACCATGACGGCCCGATCCGCATCGCGGTGATCCGTAACCTCGGCTCAGATGACAACACCACGCAGTTTATTGCTGGCGCAATTCAGGAAGGGAAAAAGCTCGGCTTTAAGGTCAGCACCTTTTTAAGCAACGGGGACGACGCCAAATTCCAGGACTTTGTGAACCAGGCCATCAGCCAGAAGTACGACGGGATTATTCTCTCTCAGGGGCGCGATCCGTACTCCACCGCGCTGGTGAAGAAAGCGGTGGATGCCGGGATCAAAGTCTCCGTCTTTGATACGGCGGTTAACGGCGAGATCCCTGGCGTGACCGTCACCCAGCAGGACGATGCCTCCCTGACGAACCTCTCCTTCGGCCAGCTGGCGAAAGATTTCAACGGCAAGGCCAATATCGTCAAGCTGTGGGTGGCGGGCTTCCCGCCGATGGAGCGTCGTCAGGCGGCCTATAAAGAGCTGCAAAAGCAGTATCCGGACATCAAAGAGCTGGAGTCTATCGGCGCCGTGTCCTCTGACGTGCAGGGCGATACCGCCAACAAGGTGGGCGCGATCCTGGCGAAATACCCGAAAGGCAAAATTGACGCCATCTGGGGAACCTGGGACGCCTTCAGCCAGGGCGCGTATAAGGCGCTGAAAGAGAACGGCCGCACCGAGATTAAGCTCTACAGCATCGACATCTCTAACCAGGATCTGCAGCTGATGCGCGAGCCGGGCAGCGCGTGGAAGGTGAGCGTGGCGGTGGATCCGAAGCTGATTGGCGCGACTAACGTGCGTCTGGTGGCGAACAAGATTGCCGGGGAAGCCACGCCTGCGACCTACGATTTCAAAGCGGCGGCCATTCCTCAGGCGCTGCTGACCGCCCAGCCGGGCCCGGTGAACGTGGCGTCGCTGGGGAAAATCATTCCGGGCTGGGGCCAGACGGAAGATTTTATCGCGCCGTGGTTTGCGACGCTGGAAGCGAAGAATAAATAA
- a CDS encoding SRPBCC family protein — protein MTLDPETDLKLERVVDAPRDLLWLCWTTPEHIKNFFIPAPHKVTECDLDLRVGGRFNTVFEVDGQRMDNRGVFLEIDPGKKLVFTDGYTEGWKPAEKPFMTAILLLEDVGEGKTRYTAIARHPTKEIREQHEQMGFHEGWGIVLDQLVGYVKGLER, from the coding sequence GTGACGCTGGATCCTGAAACTGACTTAAAACTGGAGCGCGTGGTGGATGCACCGCGCGACCTGCTGTGGCTGTGCTGGACCACGCCGGAACACATCAAAAACTTCTTCATTCCTGCTCCCCATAAGGTGACCGAATGCGATCTCGATCTCCGCGTGGGCGGGCGGTTCAACACCGTGTTTGAGGTGGACGGTCAGCGGATGGATAACCGGGGCGTATTTCTTGAAATCGACCCGGGTAAAAAGCTGGTCTTTACCGACGGCTATACCGAAGGCTGGAAACCGGCCGAAAAGCCGTTTATGACGGCGATCCTGCTGCTGGAGGATGTGGGCGAGGGCAAGACCCGCTACACGGCGATTGCGCGTCATCCGACGAAGGAAATCCGCGAGCAGCATGAGCAGATGGGCTTCCACGAAGGGTGGGGGATTGTGCTGGATCAGCTGGTGGGGTATGTGAAAGGACTGGAGCGTTGA
- a CDS encoding 1,2-dihydroxy-3-keto-5-methylthiopentene dioxygenase, giving the protein MSALTIYSDKDASQHQWYSTDAAEIAQQLNAKGVRFERWAADRDLGHDPAPEAVIAAYQHAIDKLVAEKGYQSWDVISLRADNPQKEALRAKFLNEHTHGEDEVRFFVEGAGLFCLHIGDEVYQVLCEKNDLISVPAGTPHWFDMGSEPNFTAIRIFDNPEGWVAQFTGDAIADAYPRLA; this is encoded by the coding sequence ATGAGCGCATTGACCATTTATTCCGATAAAGACGCCAGTCAACACCAGTGGTACAGCACCGACGCCGCCGAGATCGCCCAGCAGCTCAACGCCAAAGGCGTGCGGTTTGAACGCTGGGCTGCGGATCGCGATTTAGGACACGATCCCGCGCCCGAAGCCGTGATCGCGGCGTATCAGCATGCGATCGACAAGCTGGTGGCGGAAAAAGGCTATCAGAGCTGGGACGTGATCAGCCTGCGCGCCGACAACCCGCAGAAAGAGGCGCTGCGCGCGAAGTTCCTGAACGAACACACCCACGGCGAAGACGAAGTGCGCTTCTTCGTGGAAGGCGCGGGGCTGTTCTGCCTGCACATTGGCGATGAGGTATATCAGGTACTGTGCGAGAAAAACGATCTGATTTCCGTACCCGCGGGCACGCCGCACTGGTTTGATATGGGCTCAGAGCCGAACTTTACCGCCATTCGTATTTTCGACAATCCGGAAGGCTGGGTGGCGCAGTTTACGGGCGATGCCATCGCGGATGCGTATCCACGGTTGGCATAG
- the mtnA gene encoding S-methyl-5-thioribose-1-phosphate isomerase, whose protein sequence is MQTLQTTSLRVADNQLFILDQQALPQEKRWLDASTVEALVGHIHALRVRGAPLIGLSASLLLALLAENGKSRDELAAALETLRASRPTAVNLMNNLDRMKLALWQEDFVPALVAEALRLIDEDKRLCDAIAKAGSALVKPESRLLTHCNTGGLATAGVGTALGVIARAHQEGNVSNVWVDETRPLLQGGRLTAWELGELGVPYQLITDSMAASLMAKGLVDAVWVGADRIAANGDVANKIGTYSLAVLAKFHGIPFYVAAPQTTLDPDCPNGDAIPIEQRAASEVTGVAGSFGAVQWAPENAQVYNPAFDVTPASLISGWVLDTGVVTPEAVANGKFA, encoded by the coding sequence ATGCAGACATTACAGACGACCAGCCTGCGGGTGGCGGATAATCAGCTCTTTATTCTCGACCAGCAGGCGCTTCCGCAGGAGAAACGCTGGCTGGATGCCTCGACGGTAGAGGCGCTGGTCGGGCATATCCACGCCCTGCGCGTGCGCGGCGCGCCGCTGATTGGTCTCTCTGCAAGCCTGCTGCTGGCGCTGCTGGCGGAAAACGGCAAAAGCCGCGACGAGCTGGCGGCGGCGCTGGAAACCCTGCGCGCATCCCGCCCGACGGCGGTGAACCTGATGAACAATCTCGACCGCATGAAGCTCGCCCTGTGGCAGGAAGATTTTGTACCGGCGCTGGTGGCCGAAGCGCTGCGCCTGATTGACGAAGACAAACGTCTTTGCGACGCGATTGCCAAAGCCGGCAGCGCGCTGGTGAAGCCCGAAAGCCGTCTGCTGACCCACTGCAACACCGGCGGGCTGGCAACGGCGGGCGTTGGCACCGCATTGGGCGTGATTGCCCGTGCGCATCAGGAGGGTAACGTCAGCAACGTCTGGGTGGATGAAACCCGTCCGCTGCTGCAGGGCGGCAGATTGACCGCGTGGGAGCTTGGCGAGCTGGGCGTGCCGTATCAGCTGATTACCGATTCCATGGCCGCCAGCCTGATGGCAAAAGGGCTGGTGGACGCCGTGTGGGTGGGCGCAGACCGCATTGCCGCCAACGGGGACGTGGCGAACAAGATCGGCACCTATTCCCTGGCGGTGCTGGCGAAGTTCCACGGCATTCCGTTCTACGTTGCCGCCCCGCAAACGACCCTCGATCCGGACTGCCCGAACGGGGACGCGATCCCGATTGAGCAGCGCGCCGCCAGCGAGGTGACGGGCGTGGCCGGAAGCTTTGGCGCGGTGCAGTGGGCGCCGGAAAACGCGCAGGTCTATAACCCGGCGTTTGACGTCACACCTGCCTCGCTGATCAGCGGCTGGGTGCTGGATACGGGCGTAGTCACGCCGGAAGCGGTGGCAAACGGGAAATTCGCCTGA
- a CDS encoding sugar ABC transporter ATP-binding protein: MVSSRLEMRGISLAFSGFQALSRVNFTLTGGSVHALTGANGAGKSTLMAVLCGTHDHYEGEISINNQPVSIREPLDAKRLGIHLVQQEVDVALIPGLSIAENIMLDQLALPGHRFSWRAIRQQARQALAQLDVTLDVRRSIDGCSLAEKQQILLARALSHHCRFLILDEPTAPLDAHESERLFAVVRRLKQQGIGVVFISHRIHELKAICDTLTVLRDGKLIESGPMADLSGEAIVEKMLGHVLSDIYPPARPPHGDETLLRVEGLHDDALLKDISLHLRKGEILGIAGLAGAGKTELCKALFGATKSRVARGELNHQSWQPRDPADSVLRGLALVPEERRKEGIFIDEPVSMNLAVCADNSFSRWSLFGHRQAWRWAEEVIARVGVRARGPGQVLRRLSGGNQQKVAIGKWLRNDASVLIFDEPTKGVDVKAKTDLFQLIDGLAREGKGVIYASGEFAELVGLCDRICVLWDGRIVAEIAGAEAREETLLYYSTGGTAS, from the coding sequence ATGGTTTCCAGTCGCCTTGAGATGCGCGGTATCAGCCTGGCCTTTTCCGGCTTTCAGGCGCTGTCGCGCGTGAATTTCACCTTAACCGGCGGATCCGTACACGCGCTGACCGGTGCCAACGGCGCGGGAAAATCGACCCTGATGGCGGTGCTGTGCGGGACGCACGACCACTATGAGGGCGAGATCAGCATCAACAACCAGCCGGTGAGCATCCGCGAACCGCTCGATGCCAAACGGCTGGGGATCCACCTTGTGCAGCAGGAAGTGGACGTAGCGCTGATCCCGGGGTTAAGCATTGCCGAAAACATCATGCTCGACCAGCTGGCGCTGCCGGGGCATCGCTTCAGCTGGCGCGCGATCCGCCAGCAGGCGAGACAGGCGCTGGCGCAGCTCGACGTGACGCTGGACGTTCGCCGTTCCATCGACGGCTGTTCGCTGGCCGAAAAGCAGCAGATTTTGCTGGCGCGGGCGCTGTCCCATCACTGCCGTTTTTTGATTCTTGATGAACCCACCGCGCCGCTGGACGCGCATGAGAGCGAGCGCCTGTTTGCGGTAGTGAGACGTTTAAAGCAGCAGGGCATCGGCGTGGTGTTTATCTCTCACCGCATTCACGAGCTGAAGGCCATCTGCGACACCCTGACGGTGCTGCGCGACGGCAAGCTGATCGAGTCCGGCCCGATGGCCGATCTTAGCGGCGAAGCGATCGTCGAGAAGATGCTCGGCCACGTGCTGAGCGATATCTATCCGCCCGCGCGGCCGCCGCACGGCGACGAAACGCTGTTACGCGTTGAGGGGCTTCACGACGACGCGCTGCTGAAAGATATCTCCCTGCACCTGCGCAAAGGCGAAATTCTCGGGATTGCCGGGCTGGCGGGGGCGGGGAAAACCGAACTCTGCAAGGCGCTGTTTGGCGCCACCAAGAGCCGCGTGGCGCGCGGTGAGCTGAATCATCAATCCTGGCAGCCGCGCGACCCGGCCGACTCCGTGCTGCGCGGTCTGGCGCTGGTGCCGGAGGAGAGGCGGAAAGAGGGCATTTTTATCGACGAGCCGGTGAGCATGAACCTCGCCGTGTGCGCCGATAACAGCTTTTCGCGCTGGAGCCTGTTTGGCCATCGTCAGGCGTGGCGCTGGGCGGAAGAGGTCATCGCCCGCGTCGGCGTGCGCGCGCGTGGGCCGGGGCAGGTGCTGCGCCGTCTCTCCGGCGGCAACCAGCAGAAGGTCGCCATCGGTAAATGGCTGCGGAATGACGCCAGCGTGCTGATATTCGACGAGCCGACCAAAGGCGTGGACGTGAAGGCCAAAACCGACCTGTTCCAGCTGATTGACGGCCTGGCGCGCGAGGGCAAAGGGGTGATTTACGCCTCGGGCGAGTTTGCCGAACTGGTCGGGCTGTGCGACCGCATCTGCGTGCTGTGGGACGGGCGCATCGTGGCGGAAATCGCCGGGGCCGAGGCCCGCGAAGAGACACTACTTTATTATTCAACCGGAGGAACGGCGTCGTGA
- a CDS encoding SDR family NAD(P)-dependent oxidoreductase, with the protein MQIDLTGKKALVTGASRGLGRAIALSLARAGADVIITYEKSADKAQAVADEIKALGRHSEAVQADSASAQAIQDAVTHAARSLGGLDILVNNAGIARGGPLESMTLADIDALINVNIRGVVIAIQEALVHMSDGGRIINIGSCLANRVAQPGIAVYSMTKSALNSLTRGLARDLGPRGITVNLVHPGPTNSDMNPEDGEQADSQRQLIALGHYGQPEDVAAAVTFLASPAAGQISGTGLDVDGGLNA; encoded by the coding sequence ATGCAGATCGATTTAACAGGTAAAAAGGCGCTGGTTACCGGCGCCAGCCGCGGATTGGGTCGTGCGATTGCCCTGTCGCTGGCGCGCGCCGGTGCGGATGTGATTATTACGTATGAAAAATCTGCCGATAAAGCCCAGGCGGTCGCCGATGAGATTAAGGCGCTGGGGCGACACAGCGAAGCCGTGCAGGCCGACAGCGCCAGCGCGCAGGCGATTCAGGATGCCGTCACCCATGCGGCGCGTTCCCTTGGCGGGCTGGACATTCTGGTCAACAACGCCGGGATCGCGCGCGGCGGCCCGCTGGAGTCCATGACGCTGGCGGACATTGACGCCCTAATCAACGTCAACATTCGCGGCGTGGTGATCGCCATTCAGGAAGCGCTGGTGCACATGTCCGACGGCGGGCGCATTATCAACATCGGCAGCTGTCTGGCAAACCGCGTGGCGCAGCCGGGCATTGCCGTTTACTCGATGACCAAATCGGCGCTGAATTCCCTCACCCGCGGGCTGGCTCGTGATTTAGGGCCGCGCGGCATTACCGTTAACCTGGTACATCCCGGGCCCACCAACAGCGATATGAACCCGGAAGACGGGGAACAGGCTGACTCTCAGCGTCAGCTTATTGCTTTGGGTCATTACGGTCAGCCGGAAGACGTCGCGGCGGCGGTCACGTTTCTTGCCAGTCCGGCGGCCGGGCAGATCTCCGGTACCGGCCTGGACGTGGACGGCGGTTTGAACGCCTGA
- a CDS encoding oxidoreductase: protein MSNTDIRVVPGPANYFSHPGSLAQLDNFFTPQQLSRAVWIYGERAIEGARPFLPESFNAPGAKRLLFKGHCSERDVTHLVNESGSDASVVIGVGGGAVMDTVKAVARRLGVPFVGIPTIAATCAAWTPLSVWYNDAGQALHFEIFDDANFLVLVEPQIVLNAPAEYLLAGIGDTLAKWYEAVVLAPEPENLPLTVRLGINGALAIRDVLLARSEEALADQQRGEQTQAFRDVVDAIIAGGGMVGGLGERYTRVAAAHAVHNGLTVLPQTEKYLHGTKVAYGILVQSALLGQDDVLAQLVTAYQRFNLPTTLRELDVDINNRDELDRVIAHTLRPVESIHYLPVTLTPDVLRAAFEKVESFSR, encoded by the coding sequence ATGAGCAACACCGATATCCGCGTCGTGCCTGGCCCGGCGAACTACTTCTCTCATCCCGGAAGCCTTGCGCAGCTGGATAACTTCTTTACCCCGCAGCAGCTCTCCCGCGCGGTGTGGATTTACGGCGAGCGCGCTATCGAAGGCGCGCGCCCTTTCCTGCCCGAGAGCTTTAACGCGCCGGGAGCGAAACGCCTGCTGTTTAAAGGCCACTGCAGCGAGCGCGACGTCACCCATCTGGTGAATGAATCCGGCAGCGACGCCAGCGTGGTGATTGGCGTCGGCGGCGGCGCGGTGATGGATACCGTCAAGGCCGTGGCGCGCCGCTTAGGGGTGCCGTTTGTGGGCATCCCCACCATTGCCGCCACCTGCGCGGCGTGGACTCCGCTCTCCGTCTGGTACAACGATGCCGGTCAGGCGCTGCATTTTGAGATCTTCGACGACGCCAACTTCCTGGTGCTGGTGGAGCCGCAGATCGTCCTTAACGCTCCGGCGGAGTATCTGCTGGCGGGCATCGGCGATACGCTGGCGAAGTGGTACGAAGCGGTGGTATTGGCACCTGAGCCGGAGAACCTGCCGCTGACCGTGCGGCTGGGCATTAACGGCGCGCTGGCGATCCGCGACGTGCTGCTGGCGCGCAGCGAAGAGGCGCTGGCCGACCAGCAGCGCGGCGAACAGACGCAGGCGTTCCGGGACGTGGTGGATGCAATCATCGCCGGCGGCGGGATGGTCGGCGGCCTGGGCGAACGCTATACGCGCGTGGCGGCGGCGCATGCGGTACACAACGGCTTAACCGTGCTGCCGCAGACGGAGAAATACCTGCACGGCACCAAGGTGGCCTACGGCATTCTGGTGCAGAGCGCCCTGCTCGGCCAGGACGACGTGCTGGCGCAGCTGGTGACGGCTTACCAGCGTTTTAACCTGCCGACCACGCTTCGCGAGCTGGACGTCGACATCAATAACCGCGACGAGCTGGATCGGGTCATCGCCCACACCCTGCGCCCGGTGGAGTCGATTCACTATTTACCTGTTACGTTAACGCCTGACGTTCTGCGCGCCGCGTTTGAGAAAGTAGAATCCTTCAGCCGTTGA